TTGGTGTTTATATTTTCGCAGATATTAAATTGTCACTCCTGGTGTTTGGAGTCGGAGTCGTATCTGGATTGTTTTGGGCTGTTGGACAAGCTAATCAGCTTAAGAGCATTGATTTAATGGGAGTTTCCAAAACCATGCCAATATCAACAGGATTGCAGCTCATTTCAACCACCTTATTCGGGGTCATAGTTTTTAATGAATGGTCTACAATGAAAGCGATTATTTTAGGCGTTTTGGCTTTAGTCTTCATTATTATAGGAATCGTCTTGACCTCCTTGGAAGATAAAGAATCGAAAGAGGGCAAGTCGGGAAACTTGAAGAAAGGAATTGTTATTCTCCTCATCTCGACATTCGGTTATTTGGTTTATGTGGTCGTAGCCCGTCTTTTTGACGTTGACGGGTGGTCAGCGTTGTTCCCTCAAGCGATAGGTATGGTGATAGGCGGTCTGTTATTGACTTTTAAACATAAACCGTTTAAC
The DNA window shown above is from Peribacillus sp. FSL P2-0133 and carries:
- a CDS encoding RhaT/GlcU family sugar-proton symporter, which encodes MDILLALLPALFWGSIVLFNVKLGGGPYSQTLGTTIGALIFSIGVYIFADIKLSLLVFGVGVVSGLFWAVGQANQLKSIDLMGVSKTMPISTGLQLISTTLFGVIVFNEWSTMKAIILGVLALVFIIIGIVLTSLEDKESKEGKSGNLKKGIVILLISTFGYLVYVVVARLFDVDGWSALFPQAIGMVIGGLLLTFKHKPFNKYTIRNIIPGLIWAAGNMFLFISQPRVGVATSFSLSQMGIVISTIGGIIILREKKTKRQLIGIVIGIILIIIAGIMLGLAKS